A genomic segment from Comamonas terrigena NBRC 13299 encodes:
- a CDS encoding Fur family transcriptional regulator, whose translation MPPRTTATTAATRLASARTRRPQALAAQAQQQAQDAQLAERLRQAGLQPTRQRLAMARVLLGAPVHMHAEQVLQAARQHYPSLSRATVYASLPLFAERGLLRALPLGLEHTVYDSSTEVHPHLLIEDSGEVLDLPPDCIRWDALPPLAPGLEVAAIDMVVRVRRTAAAPDAAASAA comes from the coding sequence ATGCCCCCGCGCACCACCGCCACCACTGCTGCCACCCGCCTTGCCTCCGCACGCACCCGTCGTCCGCAGGCGCTGGCTGCACAGGCCCAGCAGCAGGCGCAGGACGCACAGCTGGCAGAGCGCCTGCGCCAGGCAGGCCTGCAGCCCACCCGCCAGCGCTTGGCCATGGCCCGGGTACTGCTGGGTGCGCCGGTGCACATGCATGCCGAACAGGTGCTGCAGGCCGCACGCCAGCACTACCCCAGCCTGTCGCGCGCCACGGTCTACGCCAGCCTGCCGCTGTTTGCCGAGCGTGGCCTGCTGCGCGCGCTGCCGCTGGGGCTGGAACACACGGTCTATGACTCCAGCACCGAAGTCCACCCCCACCTGCTGATCGAAGACAGCGGCGAGGTGCTGGATCTGCCGCCCGACTGCATCCGCTGGGATGCGCTGCCGCCCCTGGCCCCGGGCCTGGAAGTGGCCGCCATCGACATGGTGGTGCGCGTGCGCCGCACCGCGGCTGCGCCAGACGCTGCCGCCAGCGCGGCCTGA